The genome window ggtaggctgcagtccatggggtcgctaggagtcggacacgactgagcgacttcactttcactttttactttcatgcattggagaaggaaatggcaacccactccagtgttcttgcctggagaatcccagggacgggggagcctggtgggctgccgtctatggggtcgcacacagtcggacacgactgaagggacttagcaacagcagcaagatGAATAAATGCAGGGGACTGAAATTCATTCCATTTCTTAACTGTTAATTAGTTCATAATTATTTActggaaagcaaaacaaacaacaacaaaaaactccttGAGAGGATCCTAAGGAACTTACTTATTAATCTAAAAATTGGTAAATAGTCAAACCTCTAACCTGCCTTTACTGTAAGAACTGTATTTCAGAGTAACCAAATAGGTAAAGTATTTTTTCTTGCATACTCCAGAAATAGAGAAGTAATAATCAAATTAGAACACTGCCATTTTGCAATCCTTAAAGAAATTATCTAAGCGAGTCATCAATGGGCCCATAAAAActgtgaaaaagagaaacaaccaGATATATATTTCCTAACAGAATTATACCATGCTACCTATAAAgtattcttgggaaaaaaaaaatcaaacctgaatcAGATCAAGCCTGTAGATCTAACTGGAAATATACAGGAAgttcaaaggcagaggaacttgTTAAAAAATCGTAATGGGAATGGAATTAGAAATatccaaactgtggaaaactccaaaggaaaaatgacttaatttcctcaataaataaatggcaaGGAAAAAATATGGGGTGGGAGATAGGGAAGTTTCAATTAAAAGGGATTTAAAAGACACTGCAAAAGGTTGTGTGTTTGGGTCCTGATTTGAACAGatcaacagtaaaaataaataaataaaaatacactagatAATGGAGCTTCCTAGGTCGCTCagtagaagatgcaagagatatgggtttgatccctgggttgggaagatcccctagagtaggaagtggcaacctactacagtagctttggctggaaaattccctggacagaggagcctgacgggctacagtcagtggggttgcaaagagtgggacacgactgagcagctgagcacaagcAATACTAGATAATGGGAGGAATTTGGATATTTGATGGTATTAAGGAATTATTGCTATTATGTTATTATGATAATGGCATTATGGCTTTATATCTCAGAGATGCATGCTGATGCAAGTATTTATAGATGAAATCATAAGATGCTTGGGGTTGGCTTGAAAATAATCAGAAGAAAGGGCAGGAAAATGAATgaagttacaaataaaataagatcaaTCATGAGCTTGTAATTATTGAATCTGAGTAATGTGCACTTGGAAATTTGTTATTCTCTCTACTTTCTAAGTCTGAAATACTTCataatgaaaagttaaagaaaaattctatttaaatataaatatttctgtctACCTGACTACATAATatgcctactttttttttaagaaaaaacttctcccctctttcatttttccaaatttcctcactattcaccatttatttttatacattttccttATGTTTACTAATACATAATAAGTTTCTATAAGTATATAGTAATACATTTCTATACTGATATTTAAGTATTGCCATTTGTTCTCTACCACTCCCATTTTATTATAACTTCTATGAAAGCATCAAGTAGGTTTTTTAACTGCCTTTCTAAACATCCTCAAGGGTTCATCTGGTGTTTAATTCATCATCATCACTGGTTATATCCACAGCACTAGGCTCTGTACAATGTCAATAAAATTTTCAAGGGTAAATAAAGGACctataatttcaaaaagaaagcattttatgtTACTAGTCGGCATTTACTTTAATGAACTTCAAAGTAAGTCTGgacttatatttttgttatttagaaaCCAGCTTTGATCCAGCAGAATGGGGGGCTAAGGTTGATGACCGCTTCTATAACAACCATGCATTCAAGGTATGGTCCCAATAAGCTTTTGGATTTGATTAATACTTCTCTCTGTCTCCAATACAGAGATCCTTGGGATTGCCCATAATCATGAATATTGTGAAAGGCATTACAAATATCTTATGAAATCTTTTTAATTGTGCTATTCTTTCTGGAAATAAATTCTTTTCTAAGGTATCTGAATCATGTACCATACTTAGCTTAAATTTACAGATGATCAACAGGAAAAATGTTACTTGAAAGAGATAGAATGATTACTTTCAGTTATTGTGCAAATGTTATTATCACAGTGCTTATCAATAGCAGATGTGCAATAAACAGtggttgaattaatgaatgctatttcataaaataaaataaaacaaaacacataaaataaaacaattattcaTTATTGTTGATATCTTACAAAAGACTGATTAGAATTCAAGATGATCTAGAGCCTTCTCTATTAAACCAATCTATTCAGTCTGAACCCGTCTTCTTCTCAGTAGCATTCTCAGAACCAGTCTTTCTCAACCGAGGCTCCTCGAAATAATTAAGCCCTAAGCCTAAGGCATCCATTGCATGTCAGGAATCAATGTCTCTCCTTTGTATCTAGACTGATTATGTTTATGTACCATCCTTgggaaaattgagaaaataatcaCTTAAAGCATTCTATGTTCTGTGACTCCAGTGAGAAACACTGGTTGAGAAAGGCCATGTGTGATCCAGCGTCTTTGGCTCCAACTTGGAACTTGGTGGAAATTCAATCTCAGGCTCTACCCCAGGTCTACCAAATCAGAAGTTAAATTTTAACAAGACCCACAAAGTAACTTGTAGATACGCCAGAATCTGGATGTAGTCTGAGAAACACTACTTTAGGCAACTGTGATAATACATTAGCCATGAAGCATCATCAGGTACTAGAATTAGTAAGCAAAGGTCAAATTTTGATAATGCTACAGAGTAGACTTGggggattttctgggcaaatCCCACTGAGACTTATTCTGTGAGTTCAAAAGTGAAGTTCCATCCATTTGTGCCTGCCAGACATagaggtgttctttttttttccatctaactTGATTTTCTGTGTTCCTGTTTTattgaaagcaaagaaataatgttgaaaaatttttaatcttaagTCACATAGCAATTTTAgagtattttttcttctcttttgaattCTAAAGGCTTTATTTGATTAGCTTATAAGTccttaaatttatgttttatgaaTTAAAGAAGCTCTTCCCATAGGTTGTGAATTAACAATGCTGCTCTTCTGGAGGAAGATTTCGGTAACCATGTCAAGATAGAactggtttcctttttttctatttaaatccTTCCCCACAGCAAAACTTACTTCTTTGACTTAGTTTTTAATTTACAAacttcattaaaaagtctacttgGCTTCACATTATGGAACAAAATAGGATTTATTTCATTCCTATTTGAGGAACTATTGGcatctcttttttattctttgttcaaGGTTCATTACAGCATCATATGAAGTTTTAGTATAAGACAAttgcttgtttttaatataaaacaaaattacacaCATTCCAAAAGCAGGTCAAACTTTTTTTAACCAGTTCCTTGgtctttaatatttgtttatgctATTCCcttgagagttttctttttttatccaaCCAGCtttccttgtttaaaaatatgtatttaatttctaGTACTTATCAATAATTTAATCTTTAATCACCTTTAAAGAGTTTGATCcaagactttattgttttggaaaCATTACCTATTTGGacctctcccctctctccaggAGCAAGAATCGCCTGAAAAACATGAGACTGGAAAAGAAAATTCTCAGACATCTGTGAAAGAGAAGACAGCCTTAGTAAGTTATATTTTCCATGTACTGTTGGgttcctacaaaaaaaaaatgacttcactcaatttaaaattatacttcaaaTATTAATCCAGTCTCTTATCCATATTGCTAAAataatgagaaacctgtatgcaggtcaggaagcaacagttagaactggacatggaacaacaggctggttccaaataggaaaaggagtacatcaaggctatatattgtcaccctgcttatttaacttatatgcagaatacatcatgagaaacactgggctggatgaagcagaagctggaatcaagattcccgggagaaatatcaataacctcagatatgcagatgacaccacccttatggcagaaagtgaagaagaactaaagagactcttgatgaaagtgaaagaggagtgaaaaagttggcttaaagctcaacattcagaaaacgaagatcatggcatctggtccaatcacttaatggcaaatagatggggagacagtggaaacagtggcagactatttttctgggctccaaaatcactgcagatggtgattgcagccatgaaattaaaagacgcttgctccttgaaaggaaatttatgaccaacctagacagcatattaaaaagcagagacattactttgtcaacaaagatccatctagtcaaggctatggtttttccagtggtcatgtatggatgtgagagttggactgcgaagaaagctgagcgccgaagaattgatgcttttgaagtgtggtgttggagaagactcttgagagtcccttggactgcaagtagatccaaccagtccatcctaaaggagatcagttctgggtgttcattggaaggactgatgttgaagctgaaactccaatactttggccacctgatgcagagagctgactcatttgaaaagaccctgatgctgggaaagattgagggcaggaggagaatgggacaacagaggatgagatggtggatggcatcaccgacacaatggacatgggtttgggtggactccaggagttggtgatggacagggaggcctggggtgctgcaattcatggggtcgaaaagagtcggacatgactgagtgactgaactgaactgaactgaaaataatgaTTTTGCTTTCTAGATAACTAGCAACAGTGATGTACTAACTGCTGGATCATTTTTAGCCCTGCCTCTTATAAAGAAAACTATTCTTCCCCTTATAAAGAAAATCTTATTTTCCAAGATTATCATGGGAAAAATCTCCCCAAGGAGACAAACAGACCCAATTCACAGTCTCAGCCTTGATCTTTCAGATTCCTCTTCCACTCGGGGAACTTTTCACTAATCAAGGCTGTTCCCACTACACAGTGGCAAAGGTTCACACATAACAAAGGAAATTTGTTATGGGGAAATTGTTCTCATGGGGAATTACTTATTACAGTCAAATTAAATGGCTTCACTCAGTGAGTCCTACTCATCTTCCATGAATTTCACTCTACAAAATTCTGCCTGATGGCCTACATCCAAGCAATGGTGGGTTAGGCTCTGTCCACCTTCAAAATGCTTATATTCAATAATGTGCTAAAGCTAGCTCTTAAGAGACAGTTGTGCACATATCTACACCACTCCAAATTATCACTTTGATATTTGAAATCAGCTATAGTGGGAGTATTAAGATCATCATAAatactacagatgatgactgttTTTTTCTGAAGAGCCAGTTAAACATTTACTATAAACATATCACTGTCTATATGCTTAATTGTCCAGATCCAAGAGGACCAAGCCTAGTGAGAAGAACTCACTGTCTACAGTGTTAAAGGCCAGActtctgaatttcttttaatatattaatgtcCCAGTTAATTACCCAATAATTGACCCCCAAAATGGGCATCCCCCTCCCCAGTGGGGTGAGAGTTTTCCTTATAACCTTTATAATTCATTTCAGTGCAACTCCATCTGCTTAACATGAGCACAAGATACACTGGGAGGTCAGGAAATAAGGGAGGGAGTATCCTTTCCTTACATCTCTAATTAGATGCTCTTACAGAGATTTTTTGACTTTGAATTTTGGTCCCATTGATTTCTGACTTCAGCATAATTCTTTTGCCCATGTTAGGGTATCATCTCAGAGAATTTTATACCAAtctgtttgcattttaataaatttcaagAGCTGAATTTGCCTGTTTGTCATCAGGGGAGAAGGGGTTTAAATTAGCCCAAAGATCCattaataggaaaatgagtaaatTAATCAAAGTACATCAATGCAATGGAATACAATGGTGCcattaaaaagtgggcagaattATGTAGTGAATAACATAGAAAAAGAGAGGCAAGATTCATTGTCACATGGAAAAAGTAGTTGTAGAACATTGTGATTAGCATGatctcatttctttaaataaaaaggcaaatatatacCCATAAGATTACATTTGATATATAGAGAAATTTTATAAGGTTATATTTACTTCACCTATAATAACAGTTATCTCTTAGGTGTAGAACTTTGTAAGACAGAGAAAACCTTCACTACCACTGTACTtaagtttttaaatgtatatgtatcacttttaaaatttaaaaaatatattaaaagctgTATGTCTATTGACCTGTACACCCAAGATGTGTGCATTTCACTATCTGTAAATTATgcctgttttttttaaagaaggaaactatATGTAAAAATTCAACTAATCATGTTAAAACTGATTTTGTCACATTAAATAGATTCCTCTGTggcatttcattttaaatatatggttCTGATTAGCTAATCATTGAGAATttactttaatccattttgtgtaaTCACCATTCTTTTGAACAGCACACTTACTATTCTTGGCATTTTTACCCTGTTTCAAGGATTCTGAGTTATTTCCCCcaccaaaaaatgttaaataagaaGCTGTTAAATAGGAGCTATTTCAGGAGGGAAGAAATTGACAGCAATCTTTTATTGCAGAGACACATCAAAAATTGACAAAACAAAATGCCTACTATTTTGGCGTTCACTATTTGGTAcccctgtgggcttccctggcggctcagcagtaaagaatctgcctgccagtgcaggagacaagggttcagtccctaagttgggaagatcccctggagaaggaagtggcaacccacgccagtattcttgcctaggaaatcccatggacagaggagcctggagggctatatagtccctggggtcgcaaagagtcggacatgacttagtgactaaacaacagggaCAGCATTTGGTGCATATCCAACGTGGTGGTATGTATGTAAAATCCCCTCAGGAAGCAACCCATCTCAACGGTTACATCCCTAAATCGATTAAATTtaggcatttatttttatggcatCAAAATATGGGGGATGTTTAAAAGTCTCTTACTTGTTCTCCTTTCCGGGAAGGAATCTCCTGAAGAAGACAAGGACATGGAAGAGAATGCTGCTCTCAAAATCCAGGCAGCCTTCCGGGGACACTTAGCCAGAGAGgaggtaaagaaaatgaaatcgaGTGATcttgaagaagagaaaacagaggaaaacgaGTGAGGAGACTGGCTTTACCcccacagaaaacaagaaaaaaatccaaatccaTCAACCTTGTTgtgattgtctttttttcttagtaAGTGATATTTGATGTCATGAAATaacatttgttgctgttgtgaAAAATCTGTCGTGAGCATTTGTTTAATAAACATGCCATTGAACACATGCCTCTTGAAGATTTCTCTGATATCATGAGTCTTGTTTATACTTCTCCCGAGTGTGTGTCTAGAGGCCCTTGGATTTAGAGTTCCAAAGCTGGATTTAGAGTGTCTGGCCTAACCATTATCTAATGAATAAATATTCTCTATCACATCCCTGAAAAATAGTCCTTTGTCTCTTGTTTCACTCCCAGTAGTAGACAATTTCACTGCCTTTCTAGAATAGTCCATTTAATTTTTGAGTAACTCAAATTTATTAGAAAGATAAACTGAGTCAAAAACCTGTCTCCCTGGAAGTTTCACTCACTGGTTTTCATTTGTCATGCATGCAGACAATCTTTTATTGAAAAAATGTATTGAGCACAATTCATGGGCCGGGACTTAGTAGTAAACATCTGCTCTTACACTCGTGCAGCtggcagtttttttttgtttgtttgttttttcttttgtcttgctTTCCAGAACTGCACAGAACTAATGtataatatttgcaaaaaaaaaacaaaacctatcaTAACGTCATAGATGCTCTGTTCTTTAGCTAAAATTTCCCAAGTTTCTTTAAATTGTAAATGATAATACATGTTTCACAAACTCAGGAGCccatgccttttatttttcagtgaaccACTCAGGCTCTCAGGGCCTTATTTTCAGAAagtttagttttccttttttgaggCTTCCCCACCCTTGAATATCAAAAAGACTGCAGGGTTCATGCCTTAGGCCAAAACTTGCAGTTCCCTTCCCAGAATAAAACGGAGAGAAAATGgagttttatcttttaattagTGCTGTTGCCATCTACCAGCAGACTAAGGTAATGTTCTGCCTGATGAAAGAGACAAAGACTTTTTCCCTAGTGAATATATAACAGGGCAAAATAAGATGCCAGTTAACTTTTTCAATAATTCTATT of Bubalus bubalis isolate 160015118507 breed Murrah chromosome 5, NDDB_SH_1, whole genome shotgun sequence contains these proteins:
- the SPA17 gene encoding sperm surface protein Sp17, producing MSIPFSNTQYRIPQGFGNLLEGLTREILREQPDNIPAFAAAYFENLLEKREKTSFDPAEWGAKVDDRFYNNHAFKEQESPEKHETGKENSQTSVKEKTALESPEEDKDMEENAALKIQAAFRGHLAREEVKKMKSSDLEEEKTEENE